One genomic window of Punica granatum isolate Tunisia-2019 chromosome 1, ASM765513v2, whole genome shotgun sequence includes the following:
- the LOC116203157 gene encoding abscisic acid receptor PYL4-like, protein MPSNPPQSSVLLHRINATPAPSHPAGAPTPTLYQKPSCPVDVPEVVSRHHTYAVGPNQCCSAVVQHIDAPASTIWSVVRRFDTPQAYKHFVKSCRVIIGDGDVGTLREVHVISGLPAACSTERLEIVDDENHVISFSVVGGDHRLANYRSVTTLHPSPTGTGTDVVESYVVDIPPGNTWEETCVFVDTIVRCNLQSLAQIAGNLSRSSNNQSPSQL, encoded by the coding sequence ATGCCATCCAACCCGCCTCAGTCCTCCGTCCTCCTCCACCGCATCAACGCCACCCCGGCCCCCTCCCACCCCGCAGGCGCCCCAACCCCAACGCTCTACCAGAAGCCCAGCTGCCCTGTCGACGTGCCCGAGGTCGTCTCCCGCCACCACACCTACGCCGTCGGCCCCAACCAGTGCTGCTCCGCCGTCGTCCAGCACATCGACGCCCCCGCCTCCACCATCTGGTCCGTCGTCCGCCGCTTCGACACCCCCCAGGCCTACAAGCACTTCGTCAAGAGCTGCCGCGTCATCATCGGGGACGGCGACGTCGGCACCCTCCGGGAGGTCCACGTCATCTCCGGCCTCCCCGCTGCCTGCAGCACCGAGCGCCTCGAGATCGTCGACGACGAAAACCACGTCATCAGCTTCAGCGTCGTCGGCGGCGACCACCGCCTCGCCAACTACCGCTCCGTCACCACCCTCCACCCCTCCCCAACCGGCACCGGCACTGACGTCGTCGAGTCCTACGTGGTCGACATCCCACCCGGCAACACCTGGGAGGAGACGTGCGTCTTCGTCGACACCATCGTCCGGTGCAACCTCCAAAGCCTCGCCCAGATCGCCGGGAACCTCTCCCGAAGCAGCAATAACCAATCTCCCTCCCAATTATAG